DNA from Streptomyces rishiriensis:
CGGTGAAGGAGCACTCCCGGGCCGCGTCCGGCTCGGGTTCCGTGCCGCCCTTGGGGAAGCTCAGCAGCGACTGGAAGACGTTGTTGAACAACAGCCAGGAGCCCGGGTCGTAGCCGGAGGCGGGGTCCGTGGCGAGCACGTCGTCGGACATCCCCAGCACCACGGAGGAGGCGTCACCGCCGGAGCCCCCGCTCTGGGTGCCGCAGCCGGTCAACAGGCCGGAGGCCAGTCCCGCCACGATCGGCAGGACTGGCCACTGGTTACGCAGGTTCACAAAATGCCTTGTCGTCGGTTCTCTGCACACCGGGGCCGCCGTCCCGGGCCCCGGAAGGGGGGTGCGTCAGTTGCTCACACCGTGGCCGAGCTCCCACAGCTGAAGGGTCGCGGAGGAGTTCAGCACGTAGGCCGTGCCGGTGACGTCGTTGTTCGCGGCCACGTACTGCTTGCCCTGCCACAGCGGCAGAACCGGAACGTCCCTCGCGACGATGTCCTGGATCTCCGTCAGGCTCTTCGCGGCGCTGAGGCGGTCGGCCTCGCGGCGGGAGGCCGGGATCAGGTCGTCGATGATGTCCGTGTTCGAGTACGGGGACTTGAGGAAGTTGTCCTTGTCGAGGAACGGGGCGACGAAGTTGTCGGCGTCGGGGAAGTCGGGGAACCAGCCCATGCCGTAGACGGCGTACTCGCCCTTGCGCTCGGCGGGGACGAACGCGTCCCAGGCGGTGCCCTTGATGGTGACGTCGAACAGGCCGCTGTCGTTGAGCTGCTTCTGCAGCACCTCGAACTCCTGCTTGGTGGCCGGGCCGTAGTGGTCGGTCGTGTAGTTCAGCGTCAGCTTCACCGGGGCGTCGACGTCCGCGTCGGCCAGCAGGGACTTGGCCTTCGCGACGCTCGGGTCGCCGTAGGTGTTGAAGAACGAGTTGGAGTGGCCCGTGAGGGTGGCCGGGACCAGCGAGTAGAGGGGCTCGGCCTGGGAGCCGTACACCTCGGAGACGAGCTCGCTGCGGTTGATGATCTGGGCCATCGCCTGCCGCACGGCCTTGGCCTTGACCGCCGGGTCGGTGGTGTCGAAGGCCAGGTAGCGGATCTCGAGGCCGTTCAGCTCGACGAGGTCGATGTCCCCGGTCGCGGAGGCCTCGGAGAGCTTCTGGATCTGCTCCGGCGACATGGTGCGGGTCATCAGGTCGATGTCGCCCTTTTCGAGGGCGGTTCCCATGTCGTCGGCGTTCTCGTAGGACACCATGTCGACCTGGTCGTTGTTCACACTGAGCGTCCCCTTGTAGTTGGGGTTCTTGGTGAACACGGCCTTGGTCATCTCGTCGCCGTCGGTCTCGGCCTTGAGGGTGTAGGGGCCCGAGCCGTCGATCGAGAAGCCGTCGCGCAGCTTGTCCTTCTCGTAGTCGTCGGGGTTGACGATGCCGGCGACCGGAGTCGACAACTTGAAGGGGAAAGTGGCGTCAGCGGTCTTGAGATGGAAGATGACTTCGTTGTCACCCTGCGTCTCGATGGTGTCGATCGTCGAGAGCAGGGCGAACACGCCGGAGTCGGCCTTGATGGTGCGGGCGCGCTCGATGGAGAACTTGACGTCCTCGGCGGTGACCGCGTCGCCGTTCGCGAACTTGAGGCCGCTGCGCAGCTTGCAGGCGTACCGCTCGTTGCCGGTGTCGGTGAAGCCGCAGCTCTGGGCCGCCTCCGGAACGGGTTCGCCCTCGCCCTTGGGCTGGATCATCAGGGTCTGCACGGTCTGGCGCAGGATGTTCCAGGTGCCGACGTCGTAGGAGTACGCCGGGTCGAGCGGCGCCGGGCGCGTCCTTGGTGACGGAGAACCGGTCGGTGGTGCCCATGACGATGGCGTCCCCACTGCCGCTACCGCCGTCGGACCCGCCGCAGGCGGCGAGTACAGGCGCGAGCAGACTGACCACGGCCGGCAGCACCAAAGTCTTGCGGTTCATGCTCGAGTTTCTCCAGAGCTGTCGAGTCCGTGTACCCGGCATGCAGGGGTGTCGCGGCGGATCACGGGGTTAGGGCGAGGTTCTCGCGACGAGATTAGTCCGCGCGGGCACGAGGGTTCACAATCACCGGAGTTGAAACTCCATCACGCTGCGAAACCGGCTGTGGACGCACTGAACAACCATCAGCGGAAGGATTCGTACAGCCGCCCATCAATCGGGACACAAAGGCGCGCCGTAGCCCTCTCCGCCAGGGCGCGATGCACACGGAGAGTCAGCTGTCGACCCTCGGACGGGTGGGGAACGTCACACGCCGTACAGGGTTCGGGTGGGGGCGGAATTCGGCCGCCGCGGTGAGCCTGCCGAAGATCGGAATTCGACCGCGCGCACACCCGCCGAATTCCTTGTTATCGGCGGTGCACGCTGGGTGAACGCCTATCGCATTTCCGTCATCGGCCGCTCACCAATGATCGCGGCCCCGATCATCGGAGCGGCATGAGGTCGCGCAGGAATGCCAGGTCGACCTGCTCGAGCGAGGGGACGACGGTGCGTCCGCGGGACGGCGCGATCGGCGCCACGGAGGGCACCGCGACCACGTGACAGCCTGCCGCCTCGGCCGAGGCCACCCCGGTCGCGGTGTCCTCGATGACGGCGCACCGGGCGGGGTCCACGCCGAGCCCGGCGGCCGCGAACAGGTACGGGTCGGGGTACGGCTTGGTCCGCGGGACCTCGTCGCCGGCCACGCTCAGCCGGAAGTTCTCGGCGCCCAGCGAGGCGATGACGCGGTCGATGATGCGCCGGTGGGAGGCGGAGACGAGGGCCGTGGGGACCTCGTGTTCGGCGAGCTCGGCGAGGAGCCGGGCGGCTCCCGGCATCAGGGGCAGAGCGCGGGCGATGCGGTCCTCGAACCCCTCGTTGAGCAGGACGGTGAGTGCGGCGAGGTCGATGTCGGCCCCGGTCGCCTCGATGAGGAACCCGGCGCTGCGGCTCATCGGGCCGCCGACCACGACATGGCGCCATGAGTCGTCGAGGGGGTGGCCCAGGCCGGCGAAGATCTCGACCTCGACGTCCCACCAGAAACCCTCGGTGTCCACCAGGGTGCCGTCCATGTCGAGCAGCACGGCCTGCAGGGCGGAGCCCTCGGCCGTGCGGGTTACTGGCGCGGGAACCGTACTGGTCATCCACATACCTCCTTGAGGGACGAGCAGGCCGGTTCCCGCTGTGGGGAACCGGCCTTCGGTGGACCGACCAGTGTACGACTTATCCGATCAGTGTGCTCAGTGGCACGCTCGCGTCACCGTGCGTTGAAGTACTTCGCCTCGGGATGGTGGATCACGATGGCGTCCGTGGACTGCTCCGGGTGGAGCTGGAACTCCTCCGACAGATGGACGCCGATCCGCTCGGGCCGGAGCATTTCCGCGATCTTGGCGCGGTCCTCCAGGCCGGGGCAGGCGCCGTAGCCGAGGGAGAAGCGGGCGCCGCGGTACTTCAGAGCGAACATGTCCTCGACGTCGGCCGGGTCCTCGCCGGCGAAGCCGAGTTCGGCGCGCACGCGTGCGTGCCAGTACTCGGCGAGGGCCTCGGCCAATTGCACGGACAGGCCGTGCAGTTCGAGGTAGTCGCGGTAGGAGTTCGACTCGAAGAGCCTCGCGGTCTCCTCACCGATGCGGGAGCCGACGGTGACGACCTGGAAGCCGACGACGTCCGTCTCCCCCGACTCCTCCGGACGGAAGAAGTCGGCCAGGCACAGGCGGCGGCCGCGGCGCTGGCGCGGGAAGGTGAAGCGGGTGCGCTCGTTGCCCTGCTCGTCCAGGATGATCAGGTCGTCGTCCTTGGACACACAGGGGAAGTAGCCGTAGACGACGGCAGCCTCGAGGAGGTTGTCGGTCTGGAGCTTGTCCAGCAGGCCGCGCAGCCGGGGCCGGCCCTCGGTCTCGACGAGTTCCTCGTAGGTCGGGCCGTCGCCGGTGCGAGCCTGCTTCAGGCCCCACTGGCCCTTGAACAGGGCGCCTTCGTCGAGCCAGGAGGCGTACTCCTTGAGCTGGATGCCCTTGATGACGCGGGTGCCCTCGAACGGCGGCTTCGGGACGGGATTGTCGGTGGCGACGTCGGAACGGACGTGGCCCTCCTCCGGACGTTCCTCGGCCTCGACGGCGGCGGCGCTCGGTCGGACCCGGCGCTGCTTCAGCTCCGGCAGCTCGACCCCGGGAACCCCGCGCTTGACGCCGATCAGGGCGTCCATCAGGCGCAGGCCCTCGAAGGCGTCGCGGGCGTAGCGGACCTCGCCCTGGTAGATCTCGTGCAGGTCCTGCTCGACGTAGGCGCGGGTGAGGGCGGCGCCGCCGAGGATGACGGGGTAGTCGGCGGCCATCTTGCGCTGGTTGAGCTCCTCCAGGTTCTCCTTCATGATCACCGTGGATTTGACCAGCAGGCCGGACATGCCGATGACGTCGGCGCGGTGCTCCTGCGCGGCTTCCAGGATCGCGGAGACGGGCTGTTTGATGCCGAGGTTGACGACGGTGTAGCCGTTGTTGGACAGGATGATGTCGACGAGGTTCTTGCCGATGTCGTGGACGTCGCCGCGCACGGTCGCCAGCACGATGGTGCCCTTGCCCTCGTCGTCGGTCTTCTCCATGTGCGGCTCGAGATGAGCCACCGCGGTCTTCATCACCTCGGCGGACTGCAGCACGAACGGCAGCTGCATCTGCCCGGAACCGAACAGCTCACCGACCACCTTCATGCCGTCCAGGAGCGTCTCGTTGACGATGTCCAGAGCGGGCCGGCTCCGCAGGGCCTCGTCGAGATCGGCCTCCAGGCCGTTCTTCTCACCGTCGATGATCCGGCGCTTGAGGCGCTCGTCCAGCGGCAGCGCGGCCAGTTCCCCGGCCCTGCCCGCCTTCAGCGACTTGGTGGTGGCCCCCTCGAACAGCGCCATCAGCTTCTGCAGCGGGTCGTAGCCCTCGGCACGGCGGTCGTAGATCAGATCGAGGGCGGTGGCCACCTCCTCCTCACTGAACCGGGCGATGGGCAGAATCTTCGACGCGTGCACGATCGCCGAGTCCAGACCCGCCTTCACGCACTCGTCGAGGAAGACCGAGTTCAGCAGCACCCGCGCGGCCGGGTTCAGACCGAAGGAGATGTTCGACAGACCCAGCGTCGTCTGCACGTCGGGGCGGCGGCGCTTGAGTTCACGGATCGCCTCGATCGTGGCGACACCGTCGCCCCGCGACTCCTCCTGACCGGTGCAGATGGTGAAGGTCAGGGTGTCGATGAGGATGTCGCACTCCTGGATGCCCCAGTTGCCGGTCAGATCCTCGATGAGCCGCTCGGCGATGGCCACCTTCGTCTCGACCGTGCGGGCCTGGCCCTCCTCGTCGATGGTCAGCGCGATCAGCGCCGCCCCGTGCTCGCGGGCCAGCTCCGTCACCTTCACGAAGCGCGATTCGGGGCCGTCACCGTCCTCGTAGTTCACCGAGTTGATGACCGCCCGCCCGCCCAGCCGCTCCAGACCCGCCCGCAGGACGTCGATCTCCGTGGAGTCCAGCACGATCGGCAGCGTCGACGCGGTCGCGAAACGCCCCGCCAGCTCGTCCATGTCCGCGACACCGTCACGGCCCACGTAGTCCACGCACAGGTCGAGCATGTGCGCGCCCTCACGGATCTGCTCGCGGGCCATCTCCACACAGTCGTCCCAGCGGCCCTCCAGCATCGCCTCACGGAACTTCCTCGAACCGTTGGCGTTCGTCCGCTCACCGATCGCCAGGTACGCGGTGTCCTGACGGAACGACACCGTCTGGTAGAGCGAGGCGGCGCCGGGCTCGGGCCGGGGGTGCCGTTCGGCGGGCGAGGCCCCCTGGACCCGCTCCACGAGCTGCCGAAGGTGTTCGGGCGTCGTACCGCAGCAGCCGCCGACCAGGTTCAGCCCGTAGTCGCGTACGAAGGTGTCCTGGGCGTCGGCCAGGCCTTCGGCGTCGAGCGGGAAGTGCGCGCCGTCCTTGGTCAGGATCGGCAGACCGGCGTTGGGCATGCACAGCAGCGGGGTGCGGGAGTGGCGGGCCAGGTAGCGCAGGTGCTCGCTCATCTCGGCGGGGCCCGTCGAGCAGTTCAGGCCGATCATGTCGATGCCGAGGGGTTCCAGCGCGGTCAGCGCGGCGCCGATCTCCGAGCCGAGCAGCATGGTGCCGGTCGTCTCGAACGCCATCGAGACCAGCAGCGGCACCTCGACGCCGGTCGCCTCCATGGCGCGCCGGGCACCGAGGACGGAGGACTTCGTCTGGAGCAGGTCCTGCGTGGTCTCCACGATCAGGGCGTCCGCGCCACCGGCCAGGAGGCCCTCCGCGTTGGCCTGGAAGCCGTCGCGCAGGGTGCCGTAGGCGATGTGGCCGAGGGTGGGCAGCTTGGTGCCGGGGCCGATCGAGCCCAGCACCCAGCGGGTGCGGCCGTCGCGTGCGGCGAAGGCGTCGGCGGTCTCACGGGCGATACGGGCGCCCGCCTCGGACAGCTCGAACACGCGCTCGGAGATGTCGTACTCGGCCATGGCCGAGTGGTTTGCGCCGAACGTGTTGGTCTCCACGCAGTCCACGCCCGCGTCGAAGTACTCCTCGTGCACGGAGCGGACGATGTCCGGCCGGGTGACGTTGAGGATCTCGTTGCAGCCCTCGAGCTGCTCGAAGTCCTCGAGGGTGGGCTCCTGGGCCTGGAGCATGGTGCCCATGGCTCCGTCGGCCACCACCACACGGGTGGCCAGGGCCTCTCGGAGCGCGGACACACGGGTCCGGCTGTCGGCGGAAGGGGTCGGCGGCACAGAGGCCATGAAAGGGCTCCCTCAGATGCGACGGCTGTCGGCTTTGCGTCACCTCAGGATGCGGGCAGAAAGGCTTCCCGGGACGAGCGCACGCCGTCAGGGTAGCCGGGACGGAGGCCTTATGGTCAGGGGCGTCCACGGGACGGACGGGTGTGGCGGCCTTTCACCGGGCCTTCACGAGCCGCTCCGGAGCCGGGCACGACCGGAGCACGAGCGTGCGACGGACGCGTCACGTCATGGAGCCGAGTGGCGTAACGCGTATGGACCGAACATTAGCGAGAGGTCGACATGGACCGGTAGTGTTCGACATTGCCGAACGACGGCAGAAGATGCCGTGCGTGGACGGTCCAGGGGACGGAGGCAGGACGGGGATGGCACGGAACATCCAGTCGGTCGAACGTGCGGCCGCGATGCTGCGGCTGCTCGCCGGCGGCGAGCGGCGCCTGGGCCTGTCGGACATCGCTTCGTCCACAGGCCTCGCCAAGGCCACCGCCCACGGGATCCTGCGCACCCTCCAGCAGGAGGGCTTCGTCGAGCAGGACGACGCCTCCGGGCGATATCAGCTCGGCGCGGAACTGCTGCGCCTGGGCACCACCTACCTGGACGTGCACGAGCTGCGCGCGCGTGCCCTGGTCTGGACGGACGACCTGGCCCGGTCCAGCGGCGAGAGCGTCCACCTGGGGGTGCTGCACCAGCAGGGCGTGCTGATCGTGCACCACGTCTTCCGGCCCGACGACAGCCGGCAGGTGCTGGAGATCGGGGCCATGCAGCCGCTGCACTCCACAGCCCTGGGCAAGGTGCTGTCGGCCTACGACCCGGTCGCGCACAGCGAGGTCCTCGAGGCCGAGCGCAAGCCGTTCACGGACCGTACGGTGTGCGAGCCGGAGGCCTTCGAGCGGGTCCTCGACCTGACCCGCGCGCGCGGGTACGCGGCCGACGTCGAGGAGACCTGGGAGGGCGTCGCCTCCATCGCCGCGCCCATCCACGACCGGCGGCGCATGCCCGTGGGCGCGGTCGGCATCACCGGCGCGGTGGAGCGGCTCGGCCGGGACGGCGAAGTGCGTCCCGAGCTGATCGCCGCGGTGCGGGACTGCGCCCGCG
Protein-coding regions in this window:
- a CDS encoding IclR family transcriptional regulator, which produces MARNIQSVERAAAMLRLLAGGERRLGLSDIASSTGLAKATAHGILRTLQQEGFVEQDDASGRYQLGAELLRLGTTYLDVHELRARALVWTDDLARSSGESVHLGVLHQQGVLIVHHVFRPDDSRQVLEIGAMQPLHSTALGKVLSAYDPVAHSEVLEAERKPFTDRTVCEPEAFERVLDLTRARGYAADVEETWEGVASIAAPIHDRRRMPVGAVGITGAVERLGRDGEVRPELIAAVRDCARAVSRDLGAGRF
- the metH gene encoding methionine synthase — translated: MASVPPTPSADSRTRVSALREALATRVVVADGAMGTMLQAQEPTLEDFEQLEGCNEILNVTRPDIVRSVHEEYFDAGVDCVETNTFGANHSAMAEYDISERVFELSEAGARIARETADAFAARDGRTRWVLGSIGPGTKLPTLGHIAYGTLRDGFQANAEGLLAGGADALIVETTQDLLQTKSSVLGARRAMEATGVEVPLLVSMAFETTGTMLLGSEIGAALTALEPLGIDMIGLNCSTGPAEMSEHLRYLARHSRTPLLCMPNAGLPILTKDGAHFPLDAEGLADAQDTFVRDYGLNLVGGCCGTTPEHLRQLVERVQGASPAERHPRPEPGAASLYQTVSFRQDTAYLAIGERTNANGSRKFREAMLEGRWDDCVEMAREQIREGAHMLDLCVDYVGRDGVADMDELAGRFATASTLPIVLDSTEIDVLRAGLERLGGRAVINSVNYEDGDGPESRFVKVTELAREHGAALIALTIDEEGQARTVETKVAIAERLIEDLTGNWGIQECDILIDTLTFTICTGQEESRGDGVATIEAIRELKRRRPDVQTTLGLSNISFGLNPAARVLLNSVFLDECVKAGLDSAIVHASKILPIARFSEEEVATALDLIYDRRAEGYDPLQKLMALFEGATTKSLKAGRAGELAALPLDERLKRRIIDGEKNGLEADLDEALRSRPALDIVNETLLDGMKVVGELFGSGQMQLPFVLQSAEVMKTAVAHLEPHMEKTDDEGKGTIVLATVRGDVHDIGKNLVDIILSNNGYTVVNLGIKQPVSAILEAAQEHRADVIGMSGLLVKSTVIMKENLEELNQRKMAADYPVILGGAALTRAYVEQDLHEIYQGEVRYARDAFEGLRLMDALIGVKRGVPGVELPELKQRRVRPSAAAVEAEERPEEGHVRSDVATDNPVPKPPFEGTRVIKGIQLKEYASWLDEGALFKGQWGLKQARTGDGPTYEELVETEGRPRLRGLLDKLQTDNLLEAAVVYGYFPCVSKDDDLIILDEQGNERTRFTFPRQRRGRRLCLADFFRPEESGETDVVGFQVVTVGSRIGEETARLFESNSYRDYLELHGLSVQLAEALAEYWHARVRAELGFAGEDPADVEDMFALKYRGARFSLGYGACPGLEDRAKIAEMLRPERIGVHLSEEFQLHPEQSTDAIVIHHPEAKYFNAR
- a CDS encoding HAD family hydrolase; protein product: MTSTVPAPVTRTAEGSALQAVLLDMDGTLVDTEGFWWDVEVEIFAGLGHPLDDSWRHVVVGGPMSRSAGFLIEATGADIDLAALTVLLNEGFEDRIARALPLMPGAARLLAELAEHEVPTALVSASHRRIIDRVIASLGAENFRLSVAGDEVPRTKPYPDPYLFAAAGLGVDPARCAVIEDTATGVASAEAAGCHVVAVPSVAPIAPSRGRTVVPSLEQVDLAFLRDLMPLR